A single window of Taeniopygia guttata chromosome 1, bTaeGut7.mat, whole genome shotgun sequence DNA harbors:
- the MOSPD2 gene encoding motile sperm domain-containing protein 2 isoform X1, with product MAEQRQDKGALISETRRRFQEEYLPDKSDKYDSRDVERLQQDDKWVENYLIWRHDVVDDTLKMIDESFQWRKEYTVNDLSESVLPKWLFEIGALFLHGYDKEGYKLFWFKVKHHTRDPKQQLDKKKLVAFWLEHYAKRDHGKPLTVVFDMAETGISHIDLDFVRFIVNCFTDYYPNFLTKIVIFEMPWIMNAAFKIVKGWLGPDAISMLKFTNKNDVQEYISGEYLPPHMGGTDSFKYSYPPLVDDDFQTPLCENGPITSEDEHESKEEIDADTREAGELNETQNLNQKKMNSIEQISKSEDTDKTEVKPKNAKKALTTFKGPLLHISPAEELYFGSKETGEKKCLIVLTNVTKNVVAFKVRTTAPEKYRVKPSNSSCEPGTSLDIIVSLHGGFAASLQDRFLIMAAEMDQSSGAGVPELTQFWKEVPRTKVMEHRLRCHVIESSKPSSLTLKDNAFNIPAKTNEDLHIQLTHLLQINKRLEEQMNRCLWFQQLSVVLSLLSVTVAAFCFYLASAQRS from the exons ATGGCTGAG CAGCGGCAGGATAAGGGGGCGTTGATCAGCGAGACCCGGCGGCGTTTCCAGGAGGAGTACCTGCCAG ATAAATCAGATAAATACGATTCTAGAGATGTGGAAAGACTTCAGCAAGATGATAAATGGGTTGAAAACTACTTGATTTGGCGTCATGATGTTGTGGATGATACGTTAAAGATGATTGATGAAAGCTTTCAGTGGAGGAAAGAATACACAGTTAATG ACTTGTCAGAATCTGTCCTTCCAAAATGGTTATTTGAAATTGGTGCTCTGTTTCTGCATGGATACGATAAAGAGGGCTATAAGTTAT TTTGGTTCAAAGTGAAACATCATACAAGAGATCCTAAACAGCAACTTGACAAAAAGAAACTGGTCGCTTTTTGGTTAGAACATTATGCCAAGAGAGACCATGGAAAGCCCTTGACAGTGGTATTTGACATGGCTGAAACTGGAATCAGTCACATA gaCTTGGATTTTGTCCGGTTTATTGTCAACTGTTTTACAGATTATTACCCAAACTTCCTCA caaagATAGTAATATTTGAAATGCCTTGGATAATGAACG ctgcttttaaaattgtGAAGGGCTGGCTTGGCCCAGATGCAATAAGCATGTTAAAGTTCACAAACAAGAATGATGTGCAGGAATACATCAGTGGAGAGTATCTGCCACCTCACATGGGTGGAACT GATTCTTTCAAGTACAGTTATCCTCCATTGGTTGATGATGATTTTCAGACTCCTTTATGTGAAAATGGGCCCATTACAAGTGAAGATGAACATGAAAGTAAAGAAGAGATAGATGCAGACACCAGGGAGGCTGGGGAGCTGAATGAAACACAAAACCTTAATCAGAAAAAG ATGAATTCTATAGAACAAATTTCCAAATCAGAGGACACTGACAAAACAGAGGTCAAAccaaaaaatgcaaagaaagcATTAACCACTTTTAAAGGACCTTTATTACATATCAg CCCAGCAGAAGAGCTATACTTTGGATCCAAAgaaactggagagaaaaaatgtttaatagTTCTCACAAATGTCACTAAAAATGTAGTGGCTTTTAAA GTGAGAACAACTGCACCTGAAAAATACAGGGTTAAACCCAGTAACAGCAGCTGTGAGCCTGGCACGTCATTAGATATAATAGTTTCTCTTCATGGTG GTTTTGCAGCTTCTTTGCAGGATCGTTTCCTTATAATGGCAGCAGAAATGGACCAATCTTCTGGAGCAGGTGTGCCAGAACTGACTCAGTTTTGGAAAGAAGTCCCTAGGACCAAAGTGATGGAACATAG GCTCAGGTGTCATGTCATAGAAAGTAGTAAGCCCTCTTCTCTGACGTTAAAAGACAATGCATTTAATATTCCAGCAAAAACTAATGAAGATTTACATATACAG CTAACTCATTTACTGCAGATTAATAAAAGACTTGAGGAGCAGATGAATCGCTGCCTCTGGTTCCAGCAGCTGTCAGTTGTTTTATCACTGCTATCAGTTACTGTTGCTGCCTTCTGCTTCTACCTGGCATCTGCCCAGAGAAGCTAA
- the MOSPD2 gene encoding motile sperm domain-containing protein 2 (The RefSeq protein has 1 substitution compared to this genomic sequence): MAEQRQDKGALISETRRRFQEEYLPDKSDKYDSRDVERLQQDDKWVENYLIWRHDVVDDTLKMIDESFQWRKEYTVNDLSESVLPKWLFEIGALFLHGYDKEGYKLFWFKVKHHTRDPKQQLDKKKLVAFWLEHYAKRDHGKPLTVVFDMAETGISHIDLDFVRFIVNCFTDYYPNFLTKIVIFEMPWIMNAAFKIVKGWLGPDAISMLKFTNKNDVQEYISGEYLPPHMGGTDSFKYSYPPLVDDDFQTPLCENGPITSEDEHESKEEIDADTREAGELNETQNLNQKKMNSIEQISKSEDTDKTEVKPKNAKKALTTFKGPLLHISPAEELYFGSKETGEKKCLIVLTNVTKNVVAFKVRTTAPEKYRVKPSNSSCEPGTSLDIIVSLHGGFAASLQDRFLIMAAEMDQSSGAGVPELTQFWKEVPRTKVMEHRLRCHVIESSKPSSLTLKDNAFNIPAKTNEDLHIQVIAYSFINKRLEEQRNRCLWFQQLSVVLSLLSVTVAAFCFYLASAQRS; this comes from the exons ATGGCTGAG CAGCGGCAGGATAAGGGGGCGTTGATCAGCGAGACCCGGCGGCGTTTCCAGGAGGAGTACCTGCCAG ATAAATCAGATAAATACGATTCTAGAGATGTGGAAAGACTTCAGCAAGATGATAAATGGGTTGAAAACTACTTGATTTGGCGTCATGATGTTGTGGATGATACGTTAAAGATGATTGATGAAAGCTTTCAGTGGAGGAAAGAATACACAGTTAATG ACTTGTCAGAATCTGTCCTTCCAAAATGGTTATTTGAAATTGGTGCTCTGTTTCTGCATGGATACGATAAAGAGGGCTATAAGTTAT TTTGGTTCAAAGTGAAACATCATACAAGAGATCCTAAACAGCAACTTGACAAAAAGAAACTGGTCGCTTTTTGGTTAGAACATTATGCCAAGAGAGACCATGGAAAGCCCTTGACAGTGGTATTTGACATGGCTGAAACTGGAATCAGTCACATA gaCTTGGATTTTGTCCGGTTTATTGTCAACTGTTTTACAGATTATTACCCAAACTTCCTCA caaagATAGTAATATTTGAAATGCCTTGGATAATGAACG ctgcttttaaaattgtGAAGGGCTGGCTTGGCCCAGATGCAATAAGCATGTTAAAGTTCACAAACAAGAATGATGTGCAGGAATACATCAGTGGAGAGTATCTGCCACCTCACATGGGTGGAACT GATTCTTTCAAGTACAGTTATCCTCCATTGGTTGATGATGATTTTCAGACTCCTTTATGTGAAAATGGGCCCATTACAAGTGAAGATGAACATGAAAGTAAAGAAGAGATAGATGCAGACACCAGGGAGGCTGGGGAGCTGAATGAAACACAAAACCTTAATCAGAAAAAG ATGAATTCTATAGAACAAATTTCCAAATCAGAGGACACTGACAAAACAGAGGTCAAAccaaaaaatgcaaagaaagcATTAACCACTTTTAAAGGACCTTTATTACATATCAg CCCAGCAGAAGAGCTATACTTTGGATCCAAAgaaactggagagaaaaaatgtttaatagTTCTCACAAATGTCACTAAAAATGTAGTGGCTTTTAAA GTGAGAACAACTGCACCTGAAAAATACAGGGTTAAACCCAGTAACAGCAGCTGTGAGCCTGGCACGTCATTAGATATAATAGTTTCTCTTCATGGTG GTTTTGCAGCTTCTTTGCAGGATCGTTTCCTTATAATGGCAGCAGAAATGGACCAATCTTCTGGAGCAGGTGTGCCAGAACTGACTCAGTTTTGGAAAGAAGTCCCTAGGACCAAAGTGATGGAACATAG GCTCAGGTGTCATGTCATAGAAAGTAGTAAGCCCTCTTCTCTGACGTTAAAAGACAATGCATTTAATATTCCAGCAAAAACTAATGAAGATTTACATATACAGGTAATAGCTTATTCATTT ATTAATAAAAGACTTGAGGAGCAGATGAATCGCTGCCTCTGGTTCCAGCAGCTGTCAGTTGTTTTATCACTGCTATCAGTTACTGTTGCTGCCTTCTGCTTCTACCTGGCATCTGCCCAGAGAAGCTAA
- the MOSPD2 gene encoding motile sperm domain-containing protein 2 isoform X2 — protein sequence MAERQDKGALISETRRRFQEEYLPDKSDKYDSRDVERLQQDDKWVENYLIWRHDVVDDTLKMIDESFQWRKEYTVNDLSESVLPKWLFEIGALFLHGYDKEGYKLFWFKVKHHTRDPKQQLDKKKLVAFWLEHYAKRDHGKPLTVVFDMAETGISHIDLDFVRFIVNCFTDYYPNFLTKIVIFEMPWIMNAAFKIVKGWLGPDAISMLKFTNKNDVQEYISGEYLPPHMGGTDSFKYSYPPLVDDDFQTPLCENGPITSEDEHESKEEIDADTREAGELNETQNLNQKKMNSIEQISKSEDTDKTEVKPKNAKKALTTFKGPLLHISPAEELYFGSKETGEKKCLIVLTNVTKNVVAFKVRTTAPEKYRVKPSNSSCEPGTSLDIIVSLHGGFAASLQDRFLIMAAEMDQSSGAGVPELTQFWKEVPRTKVMEHRLRCHVIESSKPSSLTLKDNAFNIPAKTNEDLHIQLTHLLQINKRLEEQMNRCLWFQQLSVVLSLLSVTVAAFCFYLASAQRS from the exons ATGGCTGAG CGGCAGGATAAGGGGGCGTTGATCAGCGAGACCCGGCGGCGTTTCCAGGAGGAGTACCTGCCAG ATAAATCAGATAAATACGATTCTAGAGATGTGGAAAGACTTCAGCAAGATGATAAATGGGTTGAAAACTACTTGATTTGGCGTCATGATGTTGTGGATGATACGTTAAAGATGATTGATGAAAGCTTTCAGTGGAGGAAAGAATACACAGTTAATG ACTTGTCAGAATCTGTCCTTCCAAAATGGTTATTTGAAATTGGTGCTCTGTTTCTGCATGGATACGATAAAGAGGGCTATAAGTTAT TTTGGTTCAAAGTGAAACATCATACAAGAGATCCTAAACAGCAACTTGACAAAAAGAAACTGGTCGCTTTTTGGTTAGAACATTATGCCAAGAGAGACCATGGAAAGCCCTTGACAGTGGTATTTGACATGGCTGAAACTGGAATCAGTCACATA gaCTTGGATTTTGTCCGGTTTATTGTCAACTGTTTTACAGATTATTACCCAAACTTCCTCA caaagATAGTAATATTTGAAATGCCTTGGATAATGAACG ctgcttttaaaattgtGAAGGGCTGGCTTGGCCCAGATGCAATAAGCATGTTAAAGTTCACAAACAAGAATGATGTGCAGGAATACATCAGTGGAGAGTATCTGCCACCTCACATGGGTGGAACT GATTCTTTCAAGTACAGTTATCCTCCATTGGTTGATGATGATTTTCAGACTCCTTTATGTGAAAATGGGCCCATTACAAGTGAAGATGAACATGAAAGTAAAGAAGAGATAGATGCAGACACCAGGGAGGCTGGGGAGCTGAATGAAACACAAAACCTTAATCAGAAAAAG ATGAATTCTATAGAACAAATTTCCAAATCAGAGGACACTGACAAAACAGAGGTCAAAccaaaaaatgcaaagaaagcATTAACCACTTTTAAAGGACCTTTATTACATATCAg CCCAGCAGAAGAGCTATACTTTGGATCCAAAgaaactggagagaaaaaatgtttaatagTTCTCACAAATGTCACTAAAAATGTAGTGGCTTTTAAA GTGAGAACAACTGCACCTGAAAAATACAGGGTTAAACCCAGTAACAGCAGCTGTGAGCCTGGCACGTCATTAGATATAATAGTTTCTCTTCATGGTG GTTTTGCAGCTTCTTTGCAGGATCGTTTCCTTATAATGGCAGCAGAAATGGACCAATCTTCTGGAGCAGGTGTGCCAGAACTGACTCAGTTTTGGAAAGAAGTCCCTAGGACCAAAGTGATGGAACATAG GCTCAGGTGTCATGTCATAGAAAGTAGTAAGCCCTCTTCTCTGACGTTAAAAGACAATGCATTTAATATTCCAGCAAAAACTAATGAAGATTTACATATACAG CTAACTCATTTACTGCAGATTAATAAAAGACTTGAGGAGCAGATGAATCGCTGCCTCTGGTTCCAGCAGCTGTCAGTTGTTTTATCACTGCTATCAGTTACTGTTGCTGCCTTCTGCTTCTACCTGGCATCTGCCCAGAGAAGCTAA